From Candidatus Dormiibacterota bacterium, the proteins below share one genomic window:
- a CDS encoding FAD:protein FMN transferase, whose translation MLAAADGRAIGTSVRVVVTRADRLGEAGAAVDGLIREVDEACSRFREDSELRRIQARPGAEAQLSPLLASLLAAALRGAELSDGAVDPTVGTAVRAAGYEGDFASVAAEGGPISLTVRPVPGWRRIRLDPARRTVVIPPGVEVDLGSTAKALAADLAATRALAAIGGGGGVLVSLGGDIAVAGDAPEGGWRIQVADDSDAPITADGETVTVTAGGVATSSTAVRRWTRGGVVLHHIIDPATGLPAAGPWRTVTVVAANCLDANIAATAAVVRGASAVAWLESLRLPSRLVGHDGAVTRAAGWPERRWRSP comes from the coding sequence ATGCTGGCCGCCGCCGACGGTCGCGCCATCGGTACCTCGGTTCGGGTGGTGGTCACGCGCGCGGACCGGCTCGGCGAGGCCGGGGCGGCGGTCGACGGCCTGATCCGCGAGGTCGACGAGGCCTGCAGCCGCTTCCGCGAGGACAGCGAGCTGCGCCGGATCCAGGCCCGGCCCGGCGCCGAGGCGCAGCTGTCGCCGCTGCTCGCCAGCCTGCTCGCCGCCGCCCTGCGCGGCGCCGAGCTCAGCGACGGCGCCGTCGACCCCACCGTGGGGACCGCGGTGCGGGCGGCCGGCTACGAGGGCGACTTCGCCTCGGTTGCGGCCGAGGGTGGCCCGATCTCGCTGACCGTGCGCCCGGTTCCGGGCTGGCGGCGGATCCGGCTGGACCCGGCTCGCCGCACCGTCGTCATCCCTCCCGGGGTCGAGGTCGACCTCGGCTCCACCGCCAAGGCGCTCGCGGCCGATCTGGCCGCCACCCGCGCGCTCGCGGCGATCGGCGGCGGCGGCGGCGTGCTGGTGAGCCTCGGCGGCGACATCGCCGTCGCCGGCGATGCGCCCGAGGGCGGCTGGCGGATCCAGGTCGCCGACGACAGCGACGCGCCGATCACCGCCGACGGGGAGACCGTGACCGTCACCGCCGGCGGGGTGGCGACGTCGAGCACGGCGGTGCGTCGCTGGACCAGGGGCGGGGTGGTGCTCCACCACATCATCGACCCCGCCACCGGCCTGCCCGCCGCCGGCCCCTGGCGGACGGTGACGGTGGTCGCCGCCAACTGCCTCGACGCCAACATCGCGGCGACCGCCGCGGTGGTGCGCGGGGCGAGCGCGGTGGCGTGGCTGGAGTCGCTGCGGCTTCCCTCGCGGCTGGTCGGGCACGACGGCGCCGTGACCCGGGCGGCGGGCTGGCCGGAACGCCGCTGGCGCTCACCCTGA
- a CDS encoding HAMP domain-containing sensor histidine kinase: protein MSLRLRLLITLCPLFVVALLVADGGTYVALRSFLLSRIDSQLSDGHQAVEQTLEASAGLAGGHGPGDRGSGGPGGGGPIPLPTGAYAELRSPSGQVLATYASYVPGPGDTAARPVLPADLTPPPSPRLLTVPGSGGVGSYRVYVETASGAAAGDLLMVAMPLDDVATTLRQLLLLELAIAGGVTLVVILATAVLVRRGLRPLERIGSTARSIVLSDLSQRVSPATENTEVGRLGLALNSMLGQLEAAFVEREANEQRLRHFVSDASHELRTPLTSMRGYAELLRRTTDMSAEDMTLAMRRIDEETQRMGILVDDLLLLARLDQGRPLESRPVDLEALVADACADARAADGGRPISTRVTAPLVVAGDQMRLRQVLSNLLRNALVHTPAGTPIEVGLRRVDGSAVLEVVDHGPGIQAEHAGRIFERFYRADAARSGDQGGSGLGLSIAAAVVQAHGGRISVDRTPGGGATFRIVLPLPDGRGVGSPR, encoded by the coding sequence ATGTCGCTTCGCCTCCGGCTGCTGATCACGCTGTGCCCGCTCTTCGTCGTCGCCCTGCTGGTGGCCGACGGCGGCACCTACGTGGCGCTGCGCTCGTTCCTGCTCTCGCGGATCGACAGCCAGCTCAGCGACGGCCACCAGGCCGTCGAGCAGACGCTCGAGGCCAGCGCCGGCCTGGCCGGCGGTCACGGGCCGGGAGATCGCGGCTCCGGCGGTCCGGGCGGGGGCGGTCCCATCCCCCTCCCCACGGGCGCGTACGCCGAGCTGCGCAGCCCGTCCGGCCAGGTGCTCGCCACCTACGCCTCCTACGTCCCGGGGCCCGGGGACACCGCGGCGCGTCCCGTCCTCCCCGCCGACCTCACCCCGCCACCGTCGCCGCGGCTGCTCACCGTCCCCGGAAGCGGCGGGGTCGGCAGCTACCGGGTGTACGTCGAGACCGCATCGGGCGCGGCTGCCGGTGACCTGCTGATGGTCGCCATGCCCCTCGACGACGTCGCCACCACCCTGCGCCAGCTGCTCCTCCTCGAGCTGGCGATCGCCGGCGGCGTCACCCTGGTGGTGATCCTCGCCACCGCGGTGCTGGTGCGGCGGGGGCTGCGGCCGCTGGAGCGGATCGGCTCGACGGCGCGCTCGATCGTGCTCAGCGACCTCAGCCAGCGGGTGAGCCCGGCCACCGAGAACACCGAGGTGGGCCGGCTCGGCCTCGCCCTCAACAGCATGCTCGGCCAGCTGGAGGCGGCCTTCGTCGAGCGCGAGGCCAACGAGCAGCGGCTGCGCCACTTCGTGTCCGACGCCTCCCACGAGCTGCGCACCCCGCTCACCTCGATGCGGGGATACGCCGAGCTGCTCCGCCGCACCACCGACATGTCCGCCGAGGACATGACCCTGGCGATGCGCCGCATCGACGAGGAGACCCAGCGCATGGGCATCCTCGTCGACGACCTGCTGCTGCTCGCCCGCCTCGATCAGGGACGCCCGCTGGAGAGCCGGCCGGTCGACCTCGAGGCGCTGGTCGCGGACGCCTGCGCCGACGCCAGGGCCGCCGACGGCGGGCGCCCGATCAGCACCCGGGTGACCGCGCCCCTCGTGGTCGCCGGCGACCAGATGCGGCTGCGCCAGGTGCTCTCCAACCTGCTCCGGAACGCCCTCGTGCACACCCCCGCGGGCACCCCGATCGAGGTCGGGCTGCGCCGCGTCGACGGCAGCGCCGTGCTCGAGGTCGTCGACCACGGGCCGGGCATCCAGGCCGAGCACGCCGGCCGCATCTTCGAGCGGTTCTACCGCGCCGACGCGGCCCGGAGCGGCGATCAGGGTGGCAGCGGCCTCGGCCTCAGCATCGCCGCCGCCGTGGTGCAGGCCCACGGCGGCCGGATCTCCGTCGACCGCACCCCGGGCGGCGGTGCGACCTTCCGGATCGTGCTCCCCCTCCCCGACGGACGCGGAGTAGGCTCACCCCGGTGA
- a CDS encoding response regulator transcription factor — protein sequence MDDLTRILVVDDERSITDLVAMALRYEGFGVQTAASARDARAALMDFRPALVVLDVGLPDEDGFTFVQRLVSDGLKVPVIFLTARDATEEKVRGLTVGGDDYVTKPFSIEELVARIRVVLRRHQPEAAEQSKRLALADLELDEDTHEVIRAGQLVELTRTEFRLLRYLLMNAGRVLSRAQILDHVWDYDFGGDASVLETYISYLRRKIDWAEPALVHTVRGVGYVLRVPRSA from the coding sequence CCCGCATCCTCGTCGTCGACGACGAGCGCTCGATCACCGACCTGGTGGCGATGGCCCTGCGCTACGAGGGCTTCGGGGTCCAGACGGCGGCGAGCGCCCGTGACGCCCGGGCCGCGCTGATGGACTTCCGGCCGGCGCTGGTGGTGCTGGACGTCGGCCTCCCCGACGAGGACGGCTTCACCTTCGTGCAGCGGCTGGTCTCCGACGGCCTGAAGGTGCCGGTCATCTTCCTGACCGCCCGCGACGCCACCGAGGAGAAGGTGCGCGGCCTCACCGTCGGCGGCGACGACTACGTCACCAAGCCCTTCAGCATCGAGGAGCTGGTGGCGCGGATCCGCGTGGTGCTGCGCCGCCACCAGCCCGAGGCGGCGGAGCAGAGCAAACGGCTGGCGCTCGCCGACCTCGAGCTCGACGAGGACACCCACGAGGTGATCCGCGCCGGGCAGCTGGTCGAGCTCACCCGCACCGAGTTCCGCCTGCTCCGCTACCTGCTGATGAACGCGGGACGGGTGCTCTCCCGGGCGCAGATCCTCGACCACGTCTGGGACTACGACTTCGGCGGCGACGCCAGCGTGCTGGAGACCTACATCAGCTACCTGCGCCGCAAGATCGACTGGGCGGAGCCGGCGCTGGTGCACACCGTGCGTGGTGTCGGCTACGTGCTCCGGGTGCCCCGCAGCGCCTGA
- a CDS encoding NUDIX domain-containing protein: MPHKLSAGILLHRITDQGAVEVLIAHMGGPFWQRKDAGAWSIPKGEHLAEDDPLEAARREFQEEIGVPVPASEFLPLGEVTQAGGKVVSVWAAAGDLDPSTAVSTTFEMEWPRGSGRIRTFPEVDRVAWYGMEGARARLVRGQLPFLDRLAEALQGQDRQGPDGIRTGGARLPTVDDGR, encoded by the coding sequence ATGCCGCACAAGCTGAGCGCGGGGATCCTCCTCCATCGCATCACCGACCAGGGTGCCGTCGAGGTGCTCATCGCCCACATGGGCGGCCCCTTCTGGCAGCGCAAGGACGCCGGCGCGTGGTCGATTCCCAAGGGCGAGCACCTCGCCGAGGACGACCCGCTCGAGGCGGCCCGGCGGGAGTTCCAGGAGGAGATCGGCGTCCCCGTGCCGGCGTCCGAGTTCCTGCCGTTGGGAGAGGTCACCCAGGCGGGCGGGAAGGTCGTCTCGGTGTGGGCCGCGGCCGGCGACCTCGACCCGAGCACGGCGGTCAGCACCACGTTCGAGATGGAATGGCCGAGGGGATCGGGGCGGATCCGGACGTTCCCGGAGGTGGACAGGGTGGCCTGGTACGGGATGGAGGGGGCACGGGCCCGGCTGGTCCGGGGGCAGCTCCCCTTCCTCGATCGACTTGCTGAGGCGCTCCAGGGTCAGGATCGGCAGGGCCCCGACGGCATCCGGACGGGCGGTGCCAGACTCCCCACCGTCGACGATGGGCGCTGA